The following are encoded together in the Kribbella sp. CA-293567 genome:
- a CDS encoding aminoglycoside phosphotransferase: MSFSYDAARGAGRGRPATPLRHNLLNAVTAKVERVTGEDGNTFIRKELRRPCAAGVGGAGEVGLGGWAASEAPRHWNYWRREVEVYRDAGVRERLTGTGLGLPEGGVEEFSGGAVLWLEDVAGRPGTEFALADHAALALGCGRWQARPAPEREWTSTGFLRDYSTTRDVPWEVLDDDAAWRQPLVADSWPAGLRRAWAELVAHRGELLTIVEQSPRAQCHLDLWVSNVIRRPDGEIALLDWAFTGDGALGEDIGNHIPDAVFDLFWPAERIGELAETCLGSYLEGLREGGWRGEPAVVRRAVMASMVKYAWLLPLVLAKAANPSHAAYHQQVDSQRLFQQRGLAFEFVADWAAEALKGRR, translated from the coding sequence ATGAGTTTCTCGTACGACGCAGCCCGCGGTGCCGGACGTGGCAGGCCGGCCACGCCGCTTCGTCACAATCTGCTGAACGCTGTCACCGCGAAGGTCGAGCGGGTCACTGGCGAGGACGGCAATACGTTCATCCGCAAAGAGCTTCGTCGGCCGTGTGCAGCGGGAGTTGGTGGCGCGGGCGAGGTGGGGCTGGGTGGGTGGGCGGCTTCTGAGGCGCCTCGGCATTGGAACTACTGGCGGCGTGAGGTTGAGGTCTATCGGGACGCTGGGGTGCGGGAGCGGTTGACCGGGACCGGGTTGGGGCTGCCGGAGGGTGGGGTGGAGGAGTTCTCCGGGGGCGCGGTGCTTTGGCTGGAGGATGTCGCTGGTCGGCCGGGGACGGAGTTCGCGTTGGCGGATCACGCTGCGCTGGCGCTCGGGTGCGGACGGTGGCAGGCGAGGCCGGCGCCGGAGCGGGAGTGGACGTCGACGGGGTTCCTGCGGGACTACTCGACCACCCGGGACGTGCCTTGGGAGGTGCTCGATGACGATGCGGCGTGGAGGCAGCCGCTGGTGGCCGACAGCTGGCCGGCGGGCTTGCGAAGGGCCTGGGCAGAGTTGGTGGCGCATCGCGGCGAACTGCTGACGATTGTCGAGCAGTCGCCGCGAGCTCAGTGTCATCTCGATCTGTGGGTGTCGAACGTGATCCGTCGGCCGGACGGTGAGATCGCCTTGCTGGATTGGGCTTTCACCGGGGACGGAGCGCTCGGTGAGGACATCGGCAATCACATTCCCGATGCGGTGTTCGATCTGTTCTGGCCGGCCGAGCGGATCGGTGAGCTGGCGGAGACCTGTCTCGGCAGCTACCTGGAAGGCCTTCGTGAGGGTGGTTGGCGGGGCGAGCCGGCGGTCGTACGGCGGGCAGTGATGGCGTCGATGGTCAAGTACGCCTGGTTGCTTCCTCTGGTGCTCGCCAAAGCCGCCAACCCGTCACACGCGGCGTACCACCAGCAGGTGGACAGTCAGCGGCTCTTCCAGCAGCGCGGGTTGGCGTTCGAGTTCGTGGCCGACTGGGCTGCTGAAGCGCTCAAAGGACGACGGTGA
- a CDS encoding helix-turn-helix transcriptional regulator — translation MADRIGRAAVPALALEEVAAEVFEVAPDRLVGQVVRGVRRGLAVPDLAGSVGLSERQLYRRCLDAFGYGPKMLDRVLRLNVALDRARAGLSFAEVAARTGYADQAHFTREVKALAGVPPRTLLA, via the coding sequence TTGGCGGATCGGATCGGGCGGGCTGCGGTTCCGGCGTTGGCTCTGGAGGAGGTTGCGGCCGAGGTGTTCGAGGTGGCGCCTGATCGGCTGGTGGGGCAGGTGGTGCGCGGGGTTCGGCGGGGGTTGGCGGTGCCGGATCTGGCGGGCAGTGTCGGGTTGAGTGAGCGGCAGTTGTATCGGCGGTGTCTGGATGCGTTCGGGTACGGGCCGAAGATGCTGGATCGGGTGTTGCGGCTGAATGTCGCGCTGGATCGGGCGCGGGCGGGGTTGTCGTTCGCGGAGGTTGCCGCGCGGACGGGGTACGCGGATCAGGCTCACTTCACTCGCGAGGTGAAGGCGCTGGCGGGTGTGCCGCCGCGAACCTTGCTGGCCTGA
- a CDS encoding VanW family protein — protein MHNSTTTGHAHADADADESSERTPTGSDQLMLRPEEQIQLTPAELARLLPRGGKQRWSERVPALYPLAVRYHRARRRVEWLRSDTPYARIRQGEDLPVRVKRHNSLLLRQLGETDMWMQHNKVTNLKLACAQVDGVLIRPGKTFSFNKLVGNATRRKGYVKGMRLSNGEARSGIGGGICQLANLLHWMALHSPLTVTQRSTHSFDPFPDNGRVLPWGVGCSIVYNYVDLQFRNDTDQTFQLRVGVGERYLEGEIRAEQPTTRSYRVFARGERFLRAGTNYYRRNEIWRTVRDRRTGASLETHLIRENVALVKYVPTEADILDVTLPLDQQPTTG, from the coding sequence ATGCACAACAGCACCACCACCGGCCACGCCCACGCCGACGCCGACGCCGACGAGAGCAGTGAGCGCACACCGACCGGTTCCGACCAGCTCATGCTCAGGCCGGAGGAGCAGATTCAGCTGACGCCGGCCGAGTTGGCACGACTCCTGCCTCGGGGTGGGAAGCAGCGTTGGTCGGAGCGAGTGCCGGCGCTGTATCCGCTGGCAGTGCGGTACCACCGGGCTCGGCGAAGAGTGGAGTGGCTGCGATCCGATACGCCGTACGCGCGGATCAGGCAGGGGGAAGATCTGCCGGTTCGAGTGAAGCGGCACAACTCGCTGCTGCTGCGCCAGCTCGGCGAGACCGACATGTGGATGCAGCACAACAAGGTGACCAACCTGAAGCTTGCCTGCGCGCAAGTCGACGGCGTACTGATCAGGCCGGGTAAGACGTTCTCCTTCAACAAACTGGTCGGCAACGCGACGCGGCGCAAGGGCTACGTGAAGGGCATGCGCCTGTCCAACGGCGAGGCGCGCTCAGGCATCGGCGGCGGGATCTGCCAGCTGGCGAATCTGCTGCACTGGATGGCTCTGCACTCACCTCTCACAGTGACCCAGCGCTCGACCCACAGCTTCGATCCGTTCCCGGACAACGGCCGCGTGCTTCCGTGGGGAGTCGGCTGCAGCATCGTTTACAACTATGTCGATCTCCAGTTCCGCAACGACACCGACCAGACCTTCCAGCTCCGAGTCGGCGTCGGCGAGCGCTACCTGGAAGGCGAGATCCGTGCCGAACAACCCACCACCCGGTCCTACCGCGTCTTCGCCCGCGGCGAACGCTTCCTCCGCGCCGGCACCAATTACTACCGCCGCAACGAGATCTGGCGAACCGTCCGAGACCGCCGTACCGGCGCCTCCCTCGAAACCCACCTGATCCGCGAGAACGTTGCCCTGGTCAAGTACGTCCCCACCGAGGCCGACATCCTCGATGTAACCCTTCCCCTCGATCAGCAGCCGACTACCGGCTGA